A DNA window from Ranitomeya imitator isolate aRanImi1 chromosome 2, aRanImi1.pri, whole genome shotgun sequence contains the following coding sequences:
- the LOC138663234 gene encoding oocyte zinc finger protein XlCOF22-like isoform X2: MDMDRDKMAERILHLTLEILFRLTGEDYILVKTTSSERCQDPVSERLGRPLSPDINDQKILELTYKMIELLTGEVPIRCQDVAVYFSMEEWEYLEGHKDLYKDVMMEVPQPLTSPDLSSRRTTPEKCPRPLLPQDCKQEDPNVPQDHQGEDLTHINTTETYVMGDERCKEKIPTYDYPDDCTRRSEGQLTSSDFKSDNLEIPQDTIEVNAITPDIPSSLHSKDLSSDLLKQLLSSDSLPTFSCSECGKCFNYKSELVKHQRTHTGEKTFSCSECGKCFNQKSALVTHQRTHTGEKLFSCSECGKCFNQKSDLVKHQRTHTGEKSFSCSECGKCFNQKSALVTHQRTHTGEKLFSCSECGKCFNQKSDLVKHQRTHTGEKPFSCSECGKCFNQKSALVTHQRTHTGEKLFSCSECGKCFNQKSDLVKHQRTHTGEKPFSCSECGKCYNHKSYLFKHQRTHTGEKPFSCSECGKCFNQKSSLDSHQRLHTGEKPFFCSECGKYFTHKSNFVKHHRTHTGEKPFSCSECGKCFNQKAHLDSHQRIHTREKPFSCSECGKCFSQKSNLVSHQKRHTGEKPFSCSLCRKCFTWNSTL; encoded by the exons atggatatggacagagacaagatggcggagaggatattacacctcaccctagagatcctattccgtcttactggagag gattacatacTAGTGAAAACGACCTCTAGTGAGCGAtgccaggaccctgtgtctgagagattgggaagacccctgagcccagacatcaatgaccagaagatcctagaactcacctacaagatgattgagctgctgactggagag gttcctataaggtgtcaggatgtcgccgtctatttctccatggaggagtgggagtatttagaaggacacaaagatctgtataaggacgtcatgatggaggttccccagcccctcacatcaccag atctatccagtaggaggacaacaccagagaagtGTCCCcggcctcttcttccacaggactgtaaacaagaagatcccaatgttcctcaggatcatcag ggtgaagatctgacccatattaatactacagagacatatgtgatgggtgatgagcggtgtaaggagaagattcctacatatgactacccag ATGACTGCACCAGGCGATCAGAGGGGCAGCTGACATCTTCAGAttttaaatcagataatcttgagatcccacaggatacaattgaagtgaatgccattactccagatataccatcatcccttcacagcaaagatctatcgtCTGATCTTTTGAAACagctcctgtcttctgattcattaccgactttttcatgttcagaatgtgggaaatgttttaactacaAATCCgaattggttaagcaccagagaactcacacaggtgagaagactttttcatgttcagaatgtgggaaatgttttaaccagaaatcggctttggttacgcatcagagaacccacacaggggagaagcttttttcatgttcagaatgtggaaaatgttttaaccagaaatctgatttggttaagcaccagagaactcacacaggtgagaagtctttttcatgttcagaatgtgggaaatgttttaaccagaaatcggctttggttacgcatcagagaacccacacaggggagaagcttttttcatgttcagaatgtggaaaatgttttaaccagaaatccgatttggttaagcaccagagaactcacacaggtgagaagcctttttcatgttcagaatgtgggaaatgttttaaccagaaatcggctttggttacacatcagagaacccacacaggggagaagcttttttcatgttcagaatgtggaaaatgttttaaccagaaatctgatttggttaagcaccagagaactcacacaggtgagaagcctttttcatgttcagaatgtggaaaatgttataaCCACAAATCCTATTtgtttaagcaccagagaactcacacaggtgagaagcctttttcatgttcagaatgtgggaaatgttttaatcagaaatcgagtcttgatagccaccagagactccacacaggggagaagccttttttctgctcagaatgtgggaaatattttacacacaaatcaaattttgttaagcatcacagaacccacacaggggagaagcccttttcatgttcagaatgtgggaaatgttttaatcagaaagcgcatcttgatagccaccagagaatccacacaagggagaagcccttttcatgttcagaatgtgggaaatgttttagccagaaatcaaatcttgttagtcaTCAGAaacgtcacacaggggagaagcctttttcctgttccttatgtaggaaatgttttacatGGAATTCAACtctttaa